In one Candidatus Paceibacterota bacterium genomic region, the following are encoded:
- a CDS encoding sugar transferase, with amino-acid sequence MSIINKNEPIILFLGDIAVFYASLWVAFLLRYSTIPGGTLFKQHLMAFSLLFVVWIFVFFILGLYNKRVFFFKNRLQAVVLKAYIANGMVSLAYFYIVPFFEINPKTTLLFYFVVSFTFMLFWRVYLSKFILSREREKAILIGEGEEMHELKDEVNSNDRYGLFFKDVFDLSTTSSDNFKKEVLRAVNEDGVGTVVVDLRNIKAVPVLASIYNLIFTKVRFVDINKVYEDVFDRVPLSFVGHDWFIENIPSTPEITYDILKRLMDIVLALILGTFTLIITPFVALAIKLDDGGRVFTKQERVGQDNQKFFVFKFRTLERIEEGVWHKESKNNPTRVGKILRTTSIDELPQILNILKGNLSFIGPRSDLASLEIRLRESLSYYSMRYIVRPGISGWAQVNQQYAPGHISPQTIDENRIRLAYDLYYVKNRSLMLDLIIALKTIQTLLSRTGK; translated from the coding sequence ATGAGCATTATCAACAAAAACGAGCCAATAATACTATTTTTAGGCGATATTGCTGTTTTTTATGCTTCTTTGTGGGTGGCTTTTTTGTTGCGTTACTCCACGATTCCAGGCGGTACTCTATTTAAACAACACCTGATGGCCTTTTCGTTGCTTTTTGTTGTTTGGATTTTTGTTTTCTTTATTCTCGGTTTATACAACAAAAGAGTATTTTTTTTCAAAAATCGACTTCAGGCGGTTGTTCTAAAGGCATACATAGCGAACGGGATGGTCTCTTTAGCCTACTTTTACATAGTACCCTTTTTTGAGATAAACCCGAAAACAACACTACTATTTTATTTCGTTGTTTCTTTTACGTTTATGCTTTTTTGGCGAGTATATTTGTCGAAGTTTATTCTTTCAAGAGAGCGTGAAAAAGCGATATTGATTGGAGAGGGGGAGGAGATGCACGAACTTAAAGACGAGGTAAACAGTAATGATAGATACGGCCTTTTTTTTAAAGATGTTTTTGATTTAAGTACAACATCTTCTGACAATTTCAAAAAAGAAGTTCTTCGGGCTGTTAACGAAGATGGTGTTGGAACTGTAGTCGTGGATTTGCGAAACATTAAAGCCGTTCCCGTTTTGGCCAGTATTTATAATCTTATTTTTACCAAAGTTCGTTTTGTGGATATCAATAAAGTTTATGAGGATGTTTTTGATCGAGTACCGCTTTCGTTTGTTGGTCATGACTGGTTTATTGAAAATATTCCTTCTACCCCAGAAATAACTTACGACATACTGAAGCGTTTGATGGATATTGTGTTGGCGCTTATTTTAGGAACTTTTACTTTAATAATAACTCCATTTGTGGCGCTTGCTATTAAGTTGGATGACGGAGGAAGGGTGTTCACAAAACAAGAGCGAGTAGGGCAAGACAATCAGAAGTTTTTTGTTTTTAAGTTTCGTACCCTTGAACGCATAGAGGAAGGTGTTTGGCACAAAGAGAGTAAAAATAACCCAACACGTGTAGGAAAAATCCTCCGCACAACAAGTATTGATGAGTTGCCACAGATATTAAATATACTAAAAGGCAACCTTTCTTTTATTGGTCCACGCTCTGATTTGGCTAGCCTTGAAATAAGACTACGCGAATCGCTATCTTATTATTCTATGCGTTATATTGTGAGGCCGGGTATTTCTGGGTGGGCGCAAGTTAATCAGCAATATGCCCCTGGGCATATCAGTCCACAGACGATTGATGAAAACAGGATTCGTCTTGCGTATGACCTTTACTACGTGAAGAATCGTTCGCTTATGTTAGACTTGATTATCGCGCTAAAAACAATACAAACACTTTTGTCGCGAACGGGAAAATAA
- the rodA gene encoding rod shape-determining protein RodA produces the protein MTVLRGIYQRIDWVLFFALIPIIVAGLLTMDSFVGDKGYFDKQIIWVAVSFSVFFILSFFDFRFLRRTNVIMAIFLFGAGLLLLLFGLGSVAKGAKSWFDFGGFSFQPADFMKIVVILVLAKYFSRRHVEIAHFRHIIVSGIYAFIPFVLIMVQPDFGSAMIVFLIWFGMILVSGVSKKHLFAILLAGAVAFAILWIAVFAPYQKARILTFIHPLSDIRGAGYNAYQSTIAVGSGQIMGKGIGYGTQSRLKFLPEYETDFIFSAFAEEWGFIGVLLLFALYGVVVWRILSNAMLGESNFETLFCLGFSIFIMSHLIINIGMNIGLLPVTGITVPFMSYGGSHLLAEFTGLGIMMGMRRYQRAAHRDTVKNEFFGI, from the coding sequence ATGACAGTACTTCGCGGAATATACCAGAGAATTGATTGGGTCTTATTTTTTGCGTTGATTCCTATTATTGTTGCCGGGCTTTTAACAATGGACTCCTTTGTTGGAGACAAGGGGTATTTTGATAAACAAATTATATGGGTTGCTGTGTCATTCTCTGTTTTTTTCATATTATCGTTTTTTGACTTCCGTTTTCTTCGTAGAACAAATGTGATAATGGCAATTTTTCTTTTTGGTGCAGGCTTACTTTTGTTGTTGTTTGGGTTAGGGTCTGTAGCAAAAGGTGCGAAAAGTTGGTTTGATTTCGGAGGCTTCTCTTTTCAGCCTGCGGACTTCATGAAGATTGTTGTTATTTTAGTTTTGGCAAAATATTTTTCACGCAGACACGTTGAAATTGCTCACTTTAGACACATTATTGTTTCGGGAATTTATGCCTTTATTCCGTTTGTTCTAATCATGGTACAGCCAGATTTTGGCTCAGCAATGATAGTATTTTTAATTTGGTTCGGAATGATACTTGTTTCCGGTGTGTCGAAAAAACATCTTTTTGCAATACTTTTAGCCGGGGCCGTTGCGTTTGCAATTCTTTGGATTGCTGTGTTTGCTCCATATCAAAAAGCTAGAATACTAACGTTTATTCATCCACTTTCTGATATCCGTGGTGCAGGGTATAACGCTTATCAATCAACTATTGCTGTTGGCTCCGGTCAGATTATGGGCAAGGGGATAGGTTACGGCACACAGTCACGACTTAAGTTTTTGCCGGAGTATGAGACTGATTTTATATTTTCTGCTTTCGCTGAAGAGTGGGGATTTATCGGAGTTCTTTTACTTTTTGCACTTTACGGCGTTGTTGTTTGGAGAATTTTAAGTAATGCCATGCTTGGAGAATCAAATTTTGAAACATTGTTTTGTCTTGGTTTTTCTATCTTCATTATGAGTCACTTGATAATAAATATCGGAATGAATATTGGATTGCTCCCCGTGACCGGGATTACCGTGCCATTTATGAGCTACGGAGGTTCTCATTTGCTTGCCGAGTTTACTGGGTTGGGAATTATGATGGGGATGCGACGATATCAGCGCGCTGCTCATAGGGATACTGTTAAGAATGAGTTTTTTGGAATCTAG
- a CDS encoding glycosyltransferase: MQYNKDNGTDPKICYLVTLGTWGGAQRYVYDLGLYFSREKFTISLITGTPGLLVEKFKSENIETSVITELGRNIKPLSDLIAFFRIITLLKKERPEILHVNSSKGGGIGALAGRIVGTKNIVFTAHGWAFNEDRPIIEKAVITFLHWLTVILSHKTIAVSEAVATRIKNLPFAKNKIVVIKNSVSQMSITERSESRSFIEKYTGKSLGKNTIVVGTISELNKNKDIFSSIEAISLLKKEGLDVIFVVFGEGSERASLEKLIAELSLKDAVFLLGFNERASSLISGFDIFTLTSITESLGYVLLEAGLAKVPVVATAVGGIPEVIENNVTGLLVKPRSPSEISHAIKTLLENKELAEKLASRLHEKVLVEFSPQRMLRETKKVYGEY; the protein is encoded by the coding sequence ATGCAATACAATAAAGATAACGGAACAGACCCTAAAATATGTTACTTGGTGACACTAGGAACTTGGGGTGGAGCGCAAAGATATGTCTATGACCTAGGCCTTTATTTCTCACGAGAGAAATTCACAATATCTCTTATCACTGGAACTCCTGGTCTTTTGGTTGAAAAATTTAAATCTGAAAATATCGAAACTTCGGTTATCACCGAGCTTGGTCGCAATATAAAACCACTAAGTGACCTTATTGCTTTTTTCAGAATAATTACACTTCTAAAAAAAGAGCGACCCGAGATACTACACGTGAACAGTTCGAAGGGTGGTGGTATTGGGGCGCTGGCTGGAAGAATTGTTGGTACAAAAAATATTGTCTTTACTGCTCATGGTTGGGCCTTCAACGAAGACCGTCCCATTATTGAAAAAGCTGTAATTACTTTTTTACATTGGCTTACAGTAATACTCTCACACAAAACAATCGCGGTATCAGAGGCCGTAGCCACTCGCATTAAAAATCTTCCTTTTGCTAAAAATAAAATAGTTGTTATAAAAAATAGCGTCTCTCAAATGAGTATTACGGAGCGAAGTGAGTCTCGTTCGTTCATTGAAAAATATACAGGGAAAAGTCTTGGTAAAAATACAATTGTTGTTGGAACTATTTCCGAACTTAATAAAAACAAAGATATTTTTTCTTCAATAGAAGCAATCTCTCTCCTAAAAAAAGAAGGGTTGGACGTTATTTTTGTTGTATTTGGAGAAGGCTCGGAAAGGGCTAGTTTAGAAAAATTAATAGCGGAATTGAGCCTAAAAGATGCTGTTTTTTTGCTTGGTTTTAACGAAAGAGCTTCTTCGTTAATCTCAGGGTTTGATATCTTCACACTAACTTCTATTACTGAGTCTTTGGGGTATGTTCTACTTGAAGCGGGACTTGCGAAGGTCCCAGTTGTTGCAACGGCCGTTGGCGGTATTCCGGAAGTAATTGAAAATAACGTTACCGGTCTTTTGGTTAAACCGCGATCCCCTTCTGAAATATCACACGCGATAAAAACACTTCTAGAAAACAAAGAGTTGGCAGAAAAACTAGCTTCAAGATTGCATGAGAAAGTTTTGGTGGAATTTTCTCCGCAAAGAATGCTTAGAGAAACCAAAAAGGTTTACGGGGAGTACTAG
- a CDS encoding phosphatase PAP2 family protein translates to MDLYFFNLLNGLTIKYPMLNPLFAFMGDGLAYLAIVILFYFLLVHKDKKRGAQELLMMVLVAGFAWFSAHFFKSIFDTVRPFVSMTEVVPLFPQDADGAFPSGHATFFSALAMMMWFYHKRIAVSLGVIAVIIGFGRVISGVHFPGDILGGYVLGSVIAIIMYFLTQKFFGLKSGEKEN, encoded by the coding sequence ATGGATTTATATTTCTTCAATCTTTTAAATGGTTTAACAATTAAGTATCCAATGCTTAATCCGCTATTTGCTTTTATGGGCGACGGTCTCGCTTATCTTGCGATTGTTATACTTTTTTATTTTCTCTTGGTGCACAAAGATAAAAAGAGGGGAGCACAAGAACTTTTGATGATGGTTCTAGTTGCGGGCTTTGCGTGGTTTTCTGCTCATTTTTTTAAAAGTATTTTTGATACGGTTCGTCCCTTTGTTTCAATGACAGAAGTTGTTCCTCTTTTTCCCCAAGACGCAGATGGTGCTTTTCCATCTGGGCACGCAACATTTTTTTCAGCATTAGCTATGATGATGTGGTTTTATCATAAACGTATTGCCGTAAGCTTAGGTGTAATTGCGGTTATTATTGGGTTCGGGCGTGTCATCTCAGGTGTTCATTTTCCAGGGGATATTTTGGGTGGTTACGTTCTTGGGTCGGTGATTGCGATAATTATGTATTTCCTCACCCAAAAGTTTTTCGGATTAAAGTCTGGGGAAAAAGAAAATTAA
- a CDS encoding NAD-dependent epimerase/dehydratase family protein: protein MNKHTIFIAGAAGYVGAMLCDQFSKREDVDLIIGLDKEIKPKLLEGNEKVFWITGNTSDGLWQEKVSEKNPDVVINVAWQIREMYGKKEKQWKWNVEGSDAVFDFCFTNSSVKKLIYFSTVSSYGAFSDNSLEHYFKEEEPFREMEYLYGVEKKVVEEHLKEKFNSAKSKGQNVPQVFVVRPAAITGPRGRAMEGRFGLQSALSGNLKGSFVYKIVTLLTAVVPATPKWCRQFIHEDDVADIVTLFTFNDLDGEYEVFNICPPGQSVLSHDMASAVGKRVVIISPLLVRVAFFILWHLSRGKIPTSRGGWKFYSYPVVVDGTRLSNRYGFKYSSEPLKAFVENKGRYAK, encoded by the coding sequence ATGAACAAACACACTATTTTTATTGCTGGTGCTGCTGGATATGTCGGAGCCATGCTTTGTGATCAATTTTCAAAACGAGAAGATGTTGATTTGATTATTGGTCTTGATAAAGAAATAAAACCGAAACTTTTAGAGGGGAACGAGAAAGTTTTTTGGATTACGGGAAATACAAGCGACGGGTTGTGGCAAGAAAAAGTTTCAGAGAAAAACCCAGATGTTGTGATAAATGTTGCCTGGCAGATTCGGGAAATGTATGGCAAAAAAGAAAAACAATGGAAGTGGAACGTTGAAGGTTCTGACGCTGTTTTTGATTTTTGTTTTACTAATTCCTCAGTTAAAAAATTAATTTATTTTTCCACCGTATCTTCTTACGGTGCTTTTTCAGACAATTCGCTTGAGCATTATTTCAAAGAGGAAGAGCCATTCAGAGAGATGGAGTATTTGTATGGAGTTGAGAAAAAGGTTGTCGAAGAGCATCTTAAAGAAAAGTTTAACTCCGCTAAGTCTAAAGGACAGAACGTGCCACAGGTTTTTGTTGTTCGTCCGGCAGCGATAACAGGACCAAGAGGGCGTGCAATGGAGGGGCGTTTTGGCCTACAGTCTGCGCTTAGTGGCAATCTTAAGGGTTCGTTTGTATATAAAATAGTTACTCTCCTGACAGCAGTTGTTCCAGCAACACCAAAATGGTGTCGACAGTTTATTCACGAGGACGATGTTGCAGACATTGTTACTTTGTTCACATTTAATGATTTAGATGGTGAGTATGAAGTGTTCAACATCTGCCCTCCTGGACAATCTGTCTTGTCGCACGATATGGCTTCCGCTGTAGGGAAGAGAGTTGTGATTATTTCACCACTACTTGTTCGTGTTGCGTTTTTTATACTGTGGCATTTGAGTCGTGGAAAGATTCCTACGTCACGTGGCGGTTGGAAGTTCTACTCTTACCCAGTTGTTGTTGATGGCACCAGACTTTCAAATCGTTATGGTTTTAAATATAGTAGCGAACCACTAAAGGCTTTTGTGGAAAACAAAGGTAGGTACGCAAAATAA